One stretch of Nocardia mangyaensis DNA includes these proteins:
- a CDS encoding GTP-binding protein, translating to MNSTARHGLKIVVIGGFGVGKTTLVRSVSEIRPLDTEATMTDVGEGIDDATAVPGKSTTTVAFDFGRITLDDEHVLYLFGAPGQQRFWFLWDRLFAGALGAIVLVDQRRIADSWYAIDRLEHQGTPFVVACNDFGDSHAPQDVRDALDLDPAVPLLMCDARSRESSKQVLIALVEHLYSAVPQGETIS from the coding sequence AAGATCGTCGTCATCGGTGGATTCGGGGTCGGCAAGACGACCCTGGTCCGCTCGGTGAGCGAGATCCGGCCGCTCGACACCGAGGCGACCATGACCGATGTCGGCGAGGGCATCGACGACGCCACCGCGGTGCCGGGCAAGTCGACCACCACCGTCGCCTTCGACTTCGGCCGTATCACCCTCGATGACGAGCACGTGCTGTATCTGTTCGGTGCCCCGGGGCAGCAACGGTTCTGGTTCCTGTGGGACCGGCTGTTCGCGGGCGCGCTCGGCGCGATCGTGCTTGTCGATCAGCGCCGGATCGCCGACTCCTGGTACGCGATCGACCGGCTCGAACACCAGGGCACGCCCTTCGTGGTGGCCTGCAACGACTTCGGTGACTCGCACGCCCCGCAGGACGTGCGCGACGCGCTCGACCTCGACCCCGCGGTGCCGCTGCTGATGTGTGACGCGCGCTCGCGCGAATCGAGCAAACAGGTGCTGATCGCCCTGGTCGAGCATCTGTATTCCGCTGTCCCGCAGGGGGAAACCATTTCATGA